The Arachis duranensis cultivar V14167 chromosome 9, aradu.V14167.gnm2.J7QH, whole genome shotgun sequence genomic sequence GTTCAACAAGGTCTGCAATTCATGAGATACAATTAGAACAAAACGGGACCAGATTAAAGAGTAAAGCAGATTTGACAATGCAAGATAGAAAGAACGCTTCGTTTAAGTGGTCATAGagtctaaaccctaaacaaccgTTAATTATACACCACATACATTACAGGGGGGAGACTAAAGAGAAAGTATAAAACATATCTAAACTCAATTTAGGTGAATATAGTTATTTACACGTGCAAAGTTCGTTTCATGCATGGTGCATGGACGCACTTTTTAGGAGGGTGATTTGGCATTAATGAGAGGCAAATCAACTTCATCGCACCATTCAATATAGCGAGTTTCAAAATGAGAACCCTTGGCTCGGTTGGGCAAATAACTAACCCAAAATTCACCACCAATTCGCCACTTCAACACACTCCCTTCCATATCCTTGCTAAGTCTCCACCCTACTTCCTCTCCATACTCATCCCCAGCAATCACCACCGACCCGCTTTTATTGAACGCCCTGTTTGACCCCACATATCGCCCTCTCAGCCCATGGAACGGGTCATCACCCGTTGGGCCCGTGGGCTTCCACGATGCCACCTCGTGCCCCGTCGCGTTATCGTACAAAACGGAGTCGAATATGGCCGCGTTCCCTTCCGAGTCCTGATCCATTCTCCAACTCTTCGTGCGAGTTCTCCTCGCTGACCTCGTCGAAGCTCTCACATTCGAAACCTGTGATTTCTCGAATTCACCCTTCACGATCTtctgaacttccacttctctcTCTCGGTTCTCCGTGGACCGGCCCAGGCTAAGTCCGGACACGTACGTAGCTCCAATCTCCGGGCCCACCCAAACCCTAACGCGGGAAGGGAAGTGCTTCTCCTCGAGGAACTCAGCAACGTCGTCGTTTTGCCCGAACCCTAGCCTCGCCACGTGGAGGCGTATGTTGTCGACACGTGCACGAACCTGGATGAAACCATCGCGGAATCCAACGGTGTATTCGATCTGCACGTGTGCCTCTAGCTGCTGGTGCGCCATAGTGTAGCGTAATATTGACTCCTTTGCATCGATCCCTGGGAACTGACTCTTTTGACCGTTGCTTCGCGCCAATTTCATTGTCATCACTGGCGCGTAACCCTTCAGAATCCAAAGGCCGTTACTCTCCGCCGAGTAAGAGAATCTCGGGTTCCTCACCTGCGGCGGAGGAATCAGCAGTGTTTGTAATCCTACGCCCATCTCTCTTATAATGCACCACTTTGCTATTATGAACCCGAGGGTTCGCATGAAGCAGAGCTCCGTGTCAACGCCGACGGTGATGAAGAAGGTTCTGAGAACGGAAGCGAGCTTCGACGACGCCGTTTCGAGCGTGGGAGCGAGTAGGGACTGAAAGTAGAGGGAGCCGGCTTCGCTGGGGGCGTCGAAGGCGCAGAGCCAGAAGAGGCGCATGGTGAGGACGAGGTTGAAGAACATGGAGAGGGACTCCAGTGTGTGCGAGTCCATGATCCATGATATGGGCTCCGGCTTCAGCTTCTGGAGCTGTGACCTAGGACACGTGCTATCATGCGCCGTGGGCGAGTTGGATATGATTTCTTGGAGGAGCTGTAGGAGCAGAGGGAGGAAAGGGTTTTCTGCTGACAGCTGGCACTTTTCGGAGACCCAAAGCGGCTTCTCTGCATTGAATGGGTGGAACCCTTGCAAGCACACGGTAAATGTTACCGCAGCTTCAGAGTCTGAACCAGAAGTTCGCTCGGCTTTCAGCTCAATGGACCGGGTTGGGTCTTCCTCAGTACCCAGTCCTGAACTTGCAAGTTCGAACGTGGGGACTGAGTCAGACTCATCCCACTCGGCCGAGTTGGGAAGATCAGATATCCACAACCAGACATCCATAGTTTACGTGTCTCTCTCTCTGTGTGGCTTGTGGTTTGTGAAGTTTTGATGGGTGAGGTCAAGGGGGTTATAAAGAGGAGATGAATGATAACCGGGTTGAAAACTTGGATGGAGTTGAAGCCATGCAAGGATGAGGAACTGGTGGTTGAGAGTGGGTTAGTGTGTCTTATTTGAGGTTCGAGTTTGGCTTCATTAATGGCGTCCAGTTTTATTTCGCTTTCTGTATGTTTCAGATTCTTCTACTCACTCTGATGGCTGTAGAATATTGAAAGGAATTTGGTTATTGTCTCGTTTCATGTGATTTGTGATTGCTGCTTCAGGAGTAGATTCAGGTTTTGTTTCGGTTAGTTTTGGGGATTTCATCCTTACACGTGTACCAGTAGACTTGGCAACTCCTCATGCATGTGTTTTCTGTATCAGATATActcacattaaaaaaaaaaacaattcatctcttatttttctcaacTCAACTGCAAATTGCAAGTGTGAAAATTATAACCAATATCACAGATATTATTCCTTCTCTCTTGAaataagtgttttttttttttttgaagaaaaagggaagaataTAGTTGAGtgcttaattaaaaaaaaaaatttaaagctcGCTTATTTTGTAATGTATCATTTCATGTATGTGGTTCGGATTAATTGAACATGTTCGTTCCATTTaagtatttgataaattaaacgCATTAATAGCAAAATACAAGCTctcttaattatataaaaatactgaAATAACATAATATCCCGTCCTGTATTATTCTAGATagcattttcaaaaataattgaCCGAGTAAAACCCTGATTTTATGTATACAAAACAAAATAGTTGTGGTTGTGGCTGTTAGGTTTTGTGGTTAAGATTGAACATCTGTGGCACTCTAAAGGCCGTGGCTTGTAAGGAATTTCAAGATTTTCCAATAAAATCATTTTATGATCTCTAACTAATATATATACTTATTAATTTCCATCCACTCACCATAATCTTAATTGGCATATATCATGTACTTATTAAGATTGTATATTATTTAAGCAAGACACAACGAGCAGGCATAGatgtaaacaaaataatttcCGTGGTGCAGAAGGCCTAAAGACCCACCGGAGGGAAAAAATTGCACGAGAGGTCCTTAGGAGGTAGATTTTCCAACTCATGACCCTGAAGTTTTTGTCTCTTGATTGAAACCCATGAGTAGGGAGGTTTTGTTGATGAAGAAATTTGATTAGTCTCACACGCATTACTTCGTAATTACAGTAATCTATATATCTCCGACTTTATTTGGCGAATCAATTCCACTAAAACAGGTTTAATGCTATTAGATTTATATATTGCACtgacttctttctttttggtcATCTCTTTATATATGACAATCCCCTCTTTATATATTGCACTGACTCCTTTCTTTTTGGTTATCTCTTTATATATGACAATTCCCTTTTTATATATTGCACTCtgactccttttttttttgtcatctctttatatattgtataatgttatgagaaagtatagggagccaataGTTATAAGCTTACAATATGTACAATAGAGATTTATgaaatattagagatatgaccattagtATTATATTATCCTATCAAATTATGCTTTTGGTATGAGTGGGTTCATAATATGGCATTAGAGTtctagatccgaaaggtcaaggGTTCGATCTTTGGTAAACTCCAAAATCAGCTTTAAGTTTTTGAGATAAGTGATTTTAtgacatgagatgtttattatcctgGTATCCGaatggttattctggatagtatgGGTGATATTCATTTTATTCATGAACCAAAGATTTAgtctattgtacacattgtacgcttaGGTCATTGGCTCCCTAACAATACCCGTTATGTTATATATGAATGGAAAAGGAGATGCATTCATTTAAGGAGGATGATCCAGTTAAGACGCGtaaaatgtttttcttttctagaAATACTTATGTGTCGTATTATTATTGAACATATTAATAAAtcgattatttttaaattttttaataaattagaataaaatcaaatcttttataacaataataataaatccaaTTGTTATTAGATTCGGTCGAACCGACAAATTTACATAACCCACtggatcaatttttttttaaaacaaacatcaataatatatttgtctttttatcaaaaaatttaaacataattcGATTTAAATTGTGTAAATCAGTCGGATCAAATCGGGTCTAATAATTATAGTGCAGACAattaagtttattattattgctataATAAACCGAGTTTGttctgatttattaaaaaataaattattaacccatttaataaaaatgttcaataatattatgatacatataaatatctttaaaaaagatatttttagtaTCTTTATTGAAGTGGTCTCCTTCATTTAATTATAGACCCTTAATTAGAATATCAACTCAAATTGATCGAGATTAATTACACTTATATTCCATATAAAGATATGGAGTTAAATTCCcttaacaaaaaataagaagCTTTTGCTAGTGATCCCAAtacaaaatcacttttattacACTCGCGTGTACACATGCGTGTTTTAATTacgctttttttattttcttcttcacgCGTTTTCTCTCAATCGTCattgttttgttgttgttacattttttcttttcctctttttaactgaggttcatttgaatccaaaaatgaACCGAATTTGATTTAGATTCGGTGAATACTTAATAGTAGTATCAAGTGAATCTAactcaattcacaaataaattgaATCCGGTTCAGATTTGAAACAAAAGTGATAAATATTCAATCAGTAAGAAAAACACATTCCAATTTATTTCTGCATGCAAATAaactcaattaaactaagagataaactaaattttttaaggaATAAcaaatttgatgaatatttaAAAGTAGTATCAAGTGAACCTAATTCAATTCATAAATGAACCAAATTCGattcaaatttgaataaaaaatgataaacatTCAATTAACAAAAAAAGCACATTTCAATTCATTTATGTATCTAGATAAACTttcatatgattttttatttacactATTGAACCAACGCTTCAATCAATTATTAtcattggaaaaaaaaaaattgtttgaagACTTAAAGTCCAAAAATTGACTATAATTGCTTTCAATTTTAAAGAATTATGTAATATTAATGTTATTAATTTATCTGGATAATAATTGTCTAAGATCAAAATTCGTTGATAGCTTAGACAAAATAGAAGGGTCCATCTACAGTAAAGATGCATTTTGATACAGATTTACAGATTTTTGTTTATTCTAAATCTGCTGTGAACACGTGTTGCTTTTGTGAGGTAGCTCTCAGAAAGCTAGGGAGGCTCATGGAAGGGCTGGCTGAGCCGGTTAGATAGGTGAGCTGAGAACAGGGTTGGCGTTGCATAGGGTCCCGTTAGTGCCGTTGTTGGACCTTGAGGTTTGACCCAAAAAAGAGTGGGATAGGCAAGGTAGTTGTTGCTGTGGGTCAATCTTCTCCTGTGGTCCAAAAGAACCCTAGCAGCGTTCACCAAATTAGAGCCCCCCGGGTATCGTGACTCCCACTGCAACCCGAGCTTGGCTTCTGCATCCGTTCCAGCAGCTCCGTCCAAGTCAAGGACCACTCCAAGGACGCCATTCACCGGAGCATGCGTCATTGCCAGGGATCAGTGGTGCTCACAAACGCCGTCATGATCAGGTGCGGTTGGCCTGTAGTCAGTGTTGCTGCCTCTCGTCCGCTGTGCGTGTAAGTCGAACGTAGGATCTGCTCTGCCCGATGAATCATCATCTTTGAGTGCCGGTCTCGAAACGTATTCAGGTTAGGTTGAGTATGAGTATTGCTTTTGAAACTTGTATTGTGAATTTGTAGATTCTGGTATTGGCTTAGAGGTGGAAATCTGAAATGCCGCTGATGTTAGGTAGTTGGTAAAAGAGTAAGTTAAATTAAATCATTGTTAGCATTTTAGGAACTCGGGAATGAACAAATTGGTAGATTCATTAGACATATGTGTTAGTTATAAGTTAGTAGGTTCAATATATTATGGGTGTGATAAATTGTTAATGCAATGGGTAATAGTAGCAATCTAGGAAAGATAATAGAAACATGACTGTTGAATGGTCAGTGCCTATTACCGCCCGTTAGGTAATTGTGATGTTTTAGGAGGAAGGTTGAGGGATTAGATATTGTGCAAGGTGATTGATTATGTTAAACCGCTATTTAGATGTACCCTTGATGTAAGGTAGTTTGTTTATTCCAAATGGAATATCATTTCCCCATTTGCGGCTAAGTATGGGTGCTGCTGTGAAACTAAGAACTTGTAGCACTCTACTAGGGAAGGGCATCTTCATGGACATTAGAGACATAGACATGGCATTTTCAATGTTTCGTTTCGTGGCGTGTTTAGCAATGAGTATATGATGAAAAGAAAGGTGTAAATGAATTTTAAGTTGATCTTGGtatgttttctcccttttgagacttttttttattttgttgggtTTTTTAAATGCTAgcgataaaattttgaaagggtttcttttatccttttgggAAGAAATCTGACGGTAACCTTGTTGAAGTTATGGTGCTGGGGAGGAtaggaaattaaatttatttttaacttaccTCTAATGGGCTGAAGTAGGTAAGCTATGTATAGACAGTTACAATGCAGAGGTTTTGCCTTATTTGTGGAGTAAGATATAGTCCCTTTTTGATAGCTGTGGTTGATGATCTGACTACATCGTTTGTCTGGTTTGCGTGTGATTAGGGTAGAAGGTTGCCCAGTTGTTGCCAATGGATTTCAGCGATTTCTTTGATAGTGAGGGTGAAGACTCATTTGGGAGTGTCTTCGATGATGGTCGCGGACGTTATAGTGCGAGTGATGATAACAATGATGACG encodes the following:
- the LOC107467557 gene encoding uncharacterized protein LOC107467557; protein product: MDVWLWISDLPNSAEWDESDSVPTFELASSGLGTEEDPTRSIELKAERTSGSDSEAAVTFTVCLQGFHPFNAEKPLWVSEKCQLSAENPFLPLLLQLLQEIISNSPTAHDSTCPRSQLQKLKPEPISWIMDSHTLESLSMFFNLVLTMRLFWLCAFDAPSEAGSLYFQSLLAPTLETASSKLASVLRTFFITVGVDTELCFMRTLGFIIAKWCIIREMGVGLQTLLIPPPQVRNPRFSYSAESNGLWILKGYAPVMTMKLARSNGQKSQFPGIDAKESILRYTMAHQQLEAHVQIEYTVGFRDGFIQVRARVDNIRLHVARLGFGQNDDVAEFLEEKHFPSRVRVWVGPEIGATYVSGLSLGRSTENREREVEVQKIVKGEFEKSQVSNVRASTRSARRTRTKSWRMDQDSEGNAAIFDSVLYDNATGHEVASWKPTGPTGDDPFHGLRGRYVGSNRAFNKSGSVVIAGDEYGEEVGWRLSKDMEGSVLKWRIGGEFWVSYLPNRAKGSHFETRYIEWCDEVDLPLINAKSPS